In the bacterium SCSIO 12741 genome, TTCGGCCGACTTTTTCCTGGTTGACGATAAAGCTGGAATGGCTGAATTGGCCCATGAAATGCCTTTTATGCAAAAAGCCAGAACAGGTGGATATGATGGAAAAGGAGTAACTCCGGTTCGAAACGAGGAGGAAATGAACCAAGGGTTTGATTGCCCATCCGTACTCGAGAAATTTGTTGATTTTGAAAAAGAACTTTCTGTCATTGTTGCTCGAAACGAAAAGGGCGAAATGGAAACTTTCCCGCTGGTAGAGTTGGACTTTAATCCGGAAGCTAATCTCGTTGAGTTTTTATTTGCCCCGGCACGGGTAGGAGTCGAAATTGAAGAAAAGGCTCGGGCAATTGCTCTTAAAACGGCCGAAGCTTTTGGCGTGGTAGGAATTCTCGCGGTGGAGTTGTTTTTGACTCGAGAGGGAGAAGTTTTGGTTAATGAAGTGGCGCCTCGTCCACACAATTCAGGCCATCAAACCATTGAAGGAAATTATACTTCACAATATGGCCAACACCTTCGTGCCATCACCGGAATGCCTTTGGGCGATACTTCAGCTCGTGGCGCTTCAGTTATGGTTAACCTATTAGGAGAAAAGGGATTTCAAGGACCAGTTAAATACGAAGGGTTGAATGATGTAACTGCCTGGAAGGGAGTCTACGTGCATTTGTACGGCAAAACCCAAACCAAATCTTTCCGGAAAATGGGGCATGTGACCATCGTTTCTGATACCTTGGAAGAAGCTCAAAAAACAGCTCATCAAGTGAAAGATACCTTGAAGGTGGTAGCCGAATAGGATATTCCAGGTTGTTTAGAACGGACAAGAAGGGCCTTTAGGAAGGCTTTTTTCCTGATTTGTAATGGGTTCATTTCAGAGCACGGAAATTTTCAAATTACTTTTTAACCTGTTTTTTGAAGTCAAGTTGGCTTGGTGCTTATGTCTATGGCTTTAAAGTTGAAGGGGTTACAGTTCATTTGTGATGAGTTTGGAGTAGATGGTCTCCCATTCGCTTTTTTGGGCCTTCAAAAACTCGGAACATTTTTTCATCAATAGGGTAAGATCCGGGTATTCATAAGGGATTTTTGAATAGTTTGGTACGAAAATTTGATTGCGATGAGGCCAGGCATTTTTTTGTTTTTTGTCCTGTTTATTGGACTTGCTTCCTGCGGGGGTTCTCCCTCTAATTCGGAGGTTGTCAGCCCGGTAGAACCGGTTGAAAAAGAGGAAAAGGAAGCGTATCAGGTTCAAATCATGTTTTACAACGTGGAAAACCTGTTTGATACGATAGATAATCCCAAAACCAAAGACGAGGAGTTTACCCCGGATAGTGATAAAAAATGGGGGCTTGAACGCTACCAAACAAAATTGGATCGTTTGGCTCAAGTTGTCCTTTCTGTAGATTCGATGGGGCCAGTGGCTGTTCTTGGCCTGGCTGAAGTAGAAAACCGAGCTGTTCTGGAAGATTTAATTGCGCATCCCAGCTTGGCTAACCGTCGATGGGGTATTGTACATGAACAAAGCCCGGATTTTCGGGGAATTGATGTGGCTTTGATCTACGACAGTGCTTGGTATCAACCAAATGGCTATGATTATGTTACCGTAAAGCTTCCCAATTCTGATCGAACTACTCGAGATATTCTTAAAGTGACCGGACAGTTGAAAGGTGGCGAACAAATGGCCTTTTTTGTAAACCATTGGCCGTCCCGCTATGGAGGGCAAGAAGCTTCAGAGCCAGGAAGGATAGCTGCAGCAAAAGTGCTTCGTAAAGAAGTATCGGCCTATGATAAACGCAATCCTGATGGCAACTTTGTAGCCATGGGAGACTTCAATGATTATCCAACCAACAAGAGTGTACAGGAGATTTTGGGTGCCGGATGGGGGATGAGTTCTCTTATCAAAATTTGATGGCACAATCAACCTTTGGCGATACCGTAGGTAGTTATAACTACAAAGGCGAGTGGGACTTTTTGGATCAGTTGATCGTAAATGCACCATTGGTTGATCAGGTAGATTCGGTTTATGCCCATAGTCGCCCTTATATGCTTTATTACAACAAGAAGTACCAAAACCATGCACCGTCGAGAACGTATAGTCGGGATACCTACTATGGTGGCTATTCAGATCACCTTCCGGTGGTGGTGACGTTTACCTTCAATTAATTAACACGATGAAAAAGATTTATGGTTTAGTTCTGGCCCTGGTAGCCAGCTTTTCGCTATCCGCACAGGATTTAGTGGCTTTGTATGAAAAGGTTGATCCGGCCGTAGTGGTGATTTATACCGAGGGCAAAGAAGCGCTTGGCGGTGGTAGTCGATTGAATCAAGTTTCTGCTCAGGGATTGGGCAGTGGAGTATTAATAGACAGTGAAAAAGGCCTGATTATGACCGCGGCTCATGTGGTTCAAGGGGCAGATAAAGTACAGGTTGAATTCGTAACCGGCGAATCCATCCCAGCTACCATTGTGAGAAGTGTTCCTCATTCTGATGTGGCCTTGATTAAACTCGACTGGAAGCCTTTTAAAGCCGTAAAAGCAGTCCCACTCGGAAACAGCGAAAACGTAAAGGTGGGTGAAGATATTTTTATCATTGGAGCGCCAATGGGGTTGGAGCATTCCCTTTCTCGTGGAGTAATTAGTGGACGTCATTATGTGAACCGGGTGACTGGTTCCGGTAAGAAGTTGGAGTTTTTTCAAACCGATGCTTCTATCAACCAGGGAAACTCCGGTGGCCCCATGTTCAATATGAAAGGCGAGGTGATCGGATTGGTGAGCTACATTCTCACTCAAAGTGGTGGATTTGAAGGAATCGGTTTCGCAGCCAGTTCTGAAATTGCCTCCAAAATGCTATTGGAAGAAAATCATTTTTGGACCGGACTTGAAAGTGTTTACGTAACAGATGAAATTGCTGCGGCGCTCAACGTTCCGCAACCCGGTGGATTGCTGGTTCAAAAGGTGGTTAAGGTTTCGCCTACCGGGAGAATGGGACTTCAAGGAGGAACATTTAAGGCCTACATCGAAGGAGAAGAAGTGCTCATCGGTGGAGACATTATTTTGAGTGTTAACGGAGTGCCTTTTACAACGGAAGAAAACCTGGAAAAAGCGAACGACATTCTGGTCAATCTACCTCCGGGAGGAGAGTTTACCTTGAGCGTATTACGAGCTGGAAAGATTATGGACGTTAAAGGAAATGTTCCTACAAATTAGAATGCTATGGAGTTTTTAGATCCCATTCTGGATGATTACGTAGTTCGGCATTCTGCCGATGAGCCTGACCTTCTGAAAAACCTGAATCGGGAGACGCATCTCAAAGTGCTGATTCCTCGAATGATCGCCGGACACTACCAAGGTCGTGTATTAAGCATGTTGTCATTTATGATTAGGCCCAGGGTGGTTCTCGAAATTGGAACCTATACCGGATACTCGGCCATGTGTTTTGCAGAAGGAATGCCTGAAGATGGGGTTGTCCATACCATTGATCACAACGAAGAGTTGCAGGATATTCAGGACCGTTACTTCGAGCAATGTGAAAACCGGGATAAGATCAAACGCTATATCGGAACAGCCGCTAAAATTATTGACGACATTGAAGGCAATTTTGACCTGGTATACATCGACGCGGACAAGGAAAATTATGCCCACTATTTTGATCAGGTTATTGATCGTATGAATCCTGGAGGATACATCATTGCCGATAATGTTCTTTGGAGTGGAAAAGTACTCGAGGAAGCGGCTGCTGGTGATCAGGAAACTCAAGCTCTTCAGGCTTACAACATGAAAATAAAAAAGGACCCTAGGGTGGATAACGTACTTCTGCCGATTCGAGACGGCTTGATGGTAGCAAGGGTAAAGTAACCACCAAATAAATTCAACCATGACTATAGACTTAAGAAGTGATACCGTTACTCATCCAACTCCAGGAATGCTGGACGCGATGGTGCAAGCCAAAGTAGGGGATGACGTATTTGGAGAAGATCCTACCGTAATCGAATTGGAGCAATTCGCAGCCTCCCTTTTTAATAAAGAAGCTGGCTTATTTTTCCCAAGTGGAACTTTTGCAAACCAGGTGGCCATTCAGGTTCATACCCGCCCCGGCGATTCGGTAATTTGTGATCACAACGCTCATGTCTATCGTTATGAAGGGGGAGGGATGTCCGCCAATTCAGGTGTAAGTCCTATTCTGCTCGAAGGAGATAGAGGCCGACTTTCCGCCGATCAGGTGAAGGCTGCTCTACCGCCCGATGATCCTCATTTTTCGAAAGTAAAACTGGTTTGCCTGGAGAATACCTCCAACAAAGGTGGAGGTAGTATCTACCGCCTGGAGTCTATTCGGGAAATCAGAACCTTGTGTATCGACAATCGGATGGCTTTGCACTTGGATGGAGCTCGGGTGTTTAATGCCTTGATTGCCAAAAAATCGAACCCAAGAGAATTAGGGCGCTATTTCGACTCTCTAAGTGTTTGTTTGTCCAAGGGGCTTGGAGCTCCGGTCGGTTCTTTGCTTTTGGGCGATCAGGAATTTATTTACGAAGCCAAGCGGGTACGTAAGAGAATGGGTGGAGGTATGAGACAGGCGGGCTTTTTGGCTGCTGCAGGCCTTTTTGCCATGAACAACCAAGTGGATCGGTTAGCAGATGATCACAGAAGGGCTCGGCAATTGGCCGATATGCTCAAGGATCAGTCCTATGTTCAAGAGGTGCTACCAGTGGAAACCAATATTGTCATTTACCGCTTGGATGACGCCATGGATGTTAACGAATACATTCAGTTGCTCGATAGCCATGGTTTAAAAGTGGTTCCTTTCGGTCCTGGTTTGGTCAGGATGGTTACTCATTTGGATTTTACAGACACGATGCTGGCTGAAATTCCAAGTCGACTGTCTATCTAATTCTTTTTCCTCGTAACTTTATGGTCTGATTTAGGCATGAAAGTTGCATTGAAAGGTTTGATCATGACAAGAAAAGTTGGTTTTGGAATTCTGGTTTTGGTGGCTGTAGTGAGCTTAACTTCATGCCAGTCTATCCAATTGCAATCCAACTATGTAGAGGACGATTTGTATTACAGCGATCCTTCTCACCATAACATCAATCCCAATACCATTGGACTCAATGATCAGGTGGCCGTACCGGATTCAGCCTTGGTTTATTTCGATGAGTCTTATGCAGCTTCCCTTCGTCCGGATTATCAGAGAAGATTGGGAATTGGCGGAGATGATCCTGTTTCTTTCGAAGCCGACACCAGTGATTATTACAATCCCAAGAAGATAACTCTTGGAGGCAGAATGGGAGAACTGGATCTACGATCATTGCTGTAGGAACTGGTGTAGGAGTGGGATCCTGGAATATGGCGAATGGAAATACGGGTTATTATCCGATTTCCTATGGTCCTTATTCACCCAGACAAACGTACTATCCGAATACCAGAACTTCTGGATTTGCGCCACAAGTGAGCTCAGCTTCCGATCCGGACCCTGTGCGACCCATTGTTTATCGTCCACCTTCAAGAACGGAAAACTACCGGCCCAATCCAAATCCGGGGTATACTTTTCCAAATTCAAATAATCGCTACCAGACTCGCGGATCTACCCATGAGAATTATACGCCCCAGGATACCATAACAGTACCCGTGGTGGAGCGACCAATTATGGAGGTAGCAATCCATCCACTCCACGTCCCACAGTTTCAGGTGTAAGAAGGAGGTAGCCGATGTGGAAGCCTCGGTTTTTTCTGGCTGGAATTCTGATCTTTTCCTTTTGCCTTAGTTTTCCTTTTCTACAAGCTCAAAACAACGATGACGCCATTCGATATGGCCAAACCGAGATTGGTGGAAGTGCTCGTTTTATTGGCATGTCCGGATCCTTTGGTGCCTTGGGTGCTGATCCTTCTGGAGCCAGTGTAAATCCAGGTGGATGGGGTGTGTTTCGAAGGGGAATGTCGTCTGCTGGATTAGCCGTCACCGGACAATCTCATACCACCGAGCACTACGGGTCTACTAAATCGGCAAGTGGTTCGGGGGTGCGCCTGTCTCATTTGGATGTGGTTTTTTCGGGGCCTTTTCAAACCACCGATTTTAAAGGTGGAACCTTTGCTTTTGGTTACAAGAATAAAAACGATTTCTATTCGCACATCGTGTCAGAAGGAGTGAACAACGAAAGTTCCTATCTCGATCGATACTTGCTGGATGTAGTTGAAGAGCCTGGTCTTTTTGTGGAAGATATAGTAGCCTATTTTCCATTTGGTGCTGGTTTGGCCTGGGGAGCAGAGCTGTTGGATACGGCCAACGGGGAGTACTACCATGCTAACCCTTGGTATGGCCAAGTTCAAGGTCGACGAGAGGAAGCGATGCGGGGCATGTCTGATTTTTACCTGGGAGCAGGAACCAATTTTCAAAACAAATTGTACCTCGGGGCTACCTTGGGTTTTAGTTCCATTCGGTATCAAAACAAGTGGACCTATTACGAGATATTGCCCGAGGATGATACCAATTCAGTTCTTCGGAGCTGGAAAGAGGTGACCGAATTGTCTACTGCAGGTACCGGATTCTATTTTAAGCTGGGCGCCATTTTTCATTTGTCGAAGCAATGGAGAGCGGGGTTGGCATTTAACAGCCAGGAAAGGTTTCGACTTTCCGATAACTATACGGCCAGAATTGATGCTCACTGGAAAAACAAATCTCCCTCATTTGCAGAATCTCCCAAAGGGTATAACCAATACCGGTATTACTCTCCCTACAAGTTTGTGGGAAGTTTGGCCTGGGTCCGATACAAGGTGGGGTCCGTTAATTTAGATGTGGAGTATGTGGATTACACCTCAATGCGTTACGCTTCAACCACCGGTTTTGAAATGGACTTTAGTGATGCCAATACGGAAATTGACACAACCTTTCAAGCCACTTTTAATTATAGGCTGGGAAGCGAATGGGTGTTTGGCCCTTTATCCTGGAGGGTGGGAGGTTCCTATTGGGGCAATCCCTATCGTCAATCGGGAAAAAATCGAAGTCAATGGGGAGCTTCTGTCGGGGTTGGCTATAAGTATGAAAAACTCTTTTTCGATTTGGGATACTCCTTTGCCCGTCGGGAGAATTCTCAGCAGTACCTTCATTACTCAGAGGGAGTTAAATTAGAGCCGACACGTGTTGATCGCAACTTTCATCAGGTGGTTCTTACCTTTGGATTCCGATTTGAGGAATACCTGTAAATCGGGCAAAAAAAAATCCCCCTGATCTACGACCAGAGGGATTCTCTTATGTGTTTTTGGAGTAGTTTACATTTTAGCGAAAACTGCTTCCATTTTTTCAGATTCTTCGTTTGCCAAATCCTCATCTACCAAGATTCGACCACAGTGCTCGCTGAAAATGATTTTCTTACGGGCACGAATATCCAACTCACGCTGAGGAGGAACAATAAAGAAAGATCCTTGAGTAGCTCCGTCGATAACCGGTACAACAGCCAATTTGTTTTTAGCATTGTCGCGGATTCTGCGGTAAGCCGTAAGTAAACGCTCTTCGATGTTTACAGCATACTTATCGCTCAATTTAATCAAATCGTCTTCCTCTTTCTGGTTTTCAGCAATAATGCTGTCCAGCTCACCTTTTTTCACGGCGAGATCTTCTTTCTTCTCGCTAAGTTTACCATTAGCGATTTCCAGAATTTCTTGTTTATTGGCGATTTTGGCTTGAAACTCACGAATGCGTTTGTTGGCCAATTCAATTTCCAGTTCTTGGTACTCAACTTCTTTTGACAAAGCCTCAAACTCACGGTTGTTTTTCACATCCTTCAGTTGAGTTTTGTATTTCTTGATCTGAGCTTCAGAATCCTGAGAAGCGATTTTCTTATGACTGATTTCAGACTCCAATTGCTTGATTTCGTCTTCCAGCTGCTGAACCCGACCTTGTACTTCGTTCAGTTCATCTTCCAGATTCTCTACTTCCTTAGGTAATTCACCTCGGGTAGAACGAATCAGGTTGATACGGGCGTCGATCAACTGCACGTCGTACAATGAGCGCAATTTTTCTTCGATAGTAACCGTGCTTGATTTTTTAGCCATACGCTTAATTAAAAGTATTTTACAGGATTAGTATTTACCTCCGTCAAATGGGATGCAAATTTAGAAAAATTTTGCTTTAGATGCGATGCAATCAATTGGATCGTAAATTGCTCACTTTCAAAGTGCCCGATGTCTGCAATGATTAAATCGTCTTCAGCATCGAAGAATTCGTGGTATTTTACGTCGCCTGTGAGATAGAGGTCGGCACCTGCTCTTTTGGCTTGCCCAATCAGAAAGCTTCCAGCTCCACCACACCAGGCAATTCGCTGAACTTTAGATTTTACCAAGGGAGTATGGCGAACAACCGGGACCTTGAATCTCTCTTTAAGCAGTGTAAGAAAAGCTTCAACTTCCATGGGTTCACTCAAGTCGCCAACCATACCTGCACCCGTTGTGGGGTGCTCGTTCGCCAGGTTGTAGAGGTCCCAGGCGACTTCTTCGTACGGATGGGCCTTGAGCAAAGCAGAAATAATTTGATTTTTGGAGTAGGCCGGCAACACCACTTCGATGCGTACCTCTTCTTCCAGGTGTTCCTTTCCGATTTCTCCCACATAGGGATTCGCAGATTCAGAGGCTCTGAAAGTTCCGGATCCCGCTTGATTAAAGGAGCAATGATCATATTGACCGATGTGGCCGGCACCGGCATCAAATAAAGCTTGACGTACCTCTTCGGCTTGTTGTTTAGGACAAAATGTGACCAGCTTTTGCAAAAGGTCTTTTTTCGGGGCTAAAATTTTCGGGTTTTCAATGCCCAGTTTCTGGCCAATCTGAAAATTTACCCCTGTGGAAACGTGATCCAGATTGGTGTGGGTAGCATAAAGCACAATGTTGTTTTGAATCGCTTTGATAACCGTGCGTTCCACGTAATTTTTTCCGGTCAACGACTTTAAACCTCGAAAAACTATAGGGTGATGAGATACAATGAGATTGCATCCTTTTTGAATGGCTTCATCCACAATAGCTTCTGTACAATCCAAACTCACCAGAATTTCAGTGAGTTCCTGTTGGGTGTCTCCACAAATCACGCCGGCATTGTCGTAGGATTCCTGAAGTGCTGGAGGGGCCCATTTTTCGAGGGATCGAATGATTTCTTGAATCTTCATTTCACAAACTTATAAAACCTGATACAGCGGGAAAATGGAAAGGACAATTTGGGTGAATTGAGCTACTCCAAATTGAATAAATTTGTCAGCCCAATGAAAGTACTACGGTTCATATTGCTACCCGTCTCCCTGTTGTACGCTGCTGTTGTTCTGGTGAGGAATTTTCTGTACGACATCGGAGTCTTTTCCAGCCAACGGTATACCTTCCCCTTAATCAATGTGGGGAACCTCGCTGCCGGTGGAACGGGTAAAAGTCCACATGTGGAGTATTTGTTGAAATTGCTTAGCAAAGACTATCGTTTTACATCCCTAAGTCGGGGGTACGGAAGAAAAACATCAGGTTTTGCCGAGGTTTTATCCGAATCCACGTTTGTAGAGTGCGGGGATGAACCGGTCATGATTAAATCCAATTACCCTGAGGTGCCGATTTTCGTTGATGGAAATCGCAGAAGAGGCCTTCGGGAAATTTTCAAGAAATACAGCGAAACACAAGGTGTTATTTTGGATGATGCATTCCAGCATCGATCAGTTACTCCAGGCCTTAATATTCTATTGACCGATTACAGTCGACTATACATTCAGGATTTTGTTCTTCCAACCGGATATTTGCGTGAACCTCGCAGAGGTGCCAATCGGGCAGATATTATTGTGGTGACTAAGTGTCCGGATATTTTTTCTCCGGTGGATGCCAGAGCCATTCGCAAAAGGTTAAAGGTTAAGCCCTACCAGTCGGTCTATTTTTCCTACATCAAATACGGGGCGCTAAAACCTGTTTATTCCTCTTTACCACCTTTTGAAGGTAAGTTGAATGCTCAGCTTTCTGTTCTCTTATTTACTGGAATAGCTAAGCCGGGTAACCTCTATTATAAGATCAAAAATTCCGTAAAGGAAGTAGAGCACTTGAGGTTTTCGGATCACCACGCTTTTGGAATGTCCGATATCAATCGAATAGTTTCGGGCTATGAAGGGCTGAAAGGGGAACGTAAAATTATTCTCACTACGGAGAAAGATTCCATTAGAATGCAACTACCAGGAATCCGGGAAATCCTGGAATCCTATCCTATATATTACTTGCCGATCGAAGTGACTTTCCACGGAAAAGATCAGCAGGAGTTTGACGAAAGAATCATTAATTATGTTGAAAGAAATATCCAGTACAGCTGATTTCCTCCGGGAACAAACAGGGGAAAAGCCGGTTGTAGGGTTAGTTCTTGGATCCGGTTTGGGCAACTTGACGGACTCCATGGAAATTACCCATTCCTTTGATTATAAAGATATTCCAGGTTTTCCTGAAACGACGGTTGAAGGCCATGCCGGAAGGTTGGTGTTTGGTCGTTTAAATGGGAAGCCGGTTGTGGCCATGCAAGGGCGCTTCCATTACTACGAAGGGCATTCCATGCATACGCTTGTTTTCCCCATTCGGGTGATGGCAAAATTGGGAGTTAAGTATCTCTTTTTATCCAATGCTTCAGGTGGTGTGAATCCTGATTTTGAAATCGGAGATCTGATGATTCAGACGGATCATATTAACCTCTTTCCTTCTAATCCTCTTATGGGGCCAAATGAAGATGAGTTGGGTCCACGTTTTCCGGATATGAGTCAGTCCTATAATGCCAATCTAATTCAAATGGCTACGGATGCGGCCAACAAACTCGGTATTAAAGTGCAGAAGGGTATTTATGCCGGAGTGAGTGGTCCTTGCCTGGAAACTCCTGCTGAGTACCATTACATTCGGGTGATCGGAGCCGACACGGTTGGGATGTCTACGGTACCAGAAGTAATCGCCGGTCACCACATGGGATTGGCTTGTTTTGCCATGTCGGTAATTACAGACTTGGGAGTGCCAGGTAAAATTGTGAAAGTAACCCACGAAGATGTGCAGCGTGCAGCCGAAGCGGCAGAGCCTAAAATGGCAGCTATTATCGGTGAAATGTTGGACCATTTACCTGACTGATAAAAGCTGTGAAAGAATGTTTTGGGCACTCCTTGAGAATGCACAACTCTGTTACCTTTGCAAACCTAATGAACTCCGCGCCCAGCCTTCATTGTGCCGGAGGGATTAATAGATGCCGGAATGTATAAAATGTACGATAAATACGAGGCTGTAATTGGACTTGAAGTCCACGCTCAATTACAGACCGAGAGCAAGGCTTATTCTTCCGATCGGAATGAATATGGTGCAGCACCCAATTCCTTGGTAAGTGCCATTACCCTCGCTCATCCGGGAACTTTGCCTCGATTCAATAAAAAAACGTTGGAACATGCCATCCGATTGGGATTGGCTTGTGGATGTGAGATCCGGGAAGAGAACCGTTTTTCCAGAAAAAACTACTTCTACGCGGATATGCCTAAGGGGTATCAGATTACGCAGGACGATACTCCTATATGTAACGGTGGATCGGTGCGTATTCGATTAGAGGATGGCAGTGAAAAGGAAATTCACCTGACCCGTATCCATATGGAGGAAGATTCCGGGAAAAGTATTCACGATCAGGATCCATTCAACACCTTAATTGACCTGAATCGTGCAGGCGTTCCTTTGGTGGAGATTGTAACGGAGCCAGACTTAAGAAGTGGAGAAGAAGCTTATCAGTATTTATCTGAGGTTAGAAAGCTCGTTCGTTACATGGATATCTGTGATGGTAACATGGAAGAAGGAAGTTTGCGTTGCGATGCCAATATTTCAGTAAAACTTCGCGAATCGGATAAATTTGGAATCAAGGTAGAGGTAAAAAACATGAACTCGATGCGTAACGTTCAACGTGCTATTGAGTTTGAAATCAATCGCCAGATCGATTGCCTCGAAAATGGAGATGAAATCTTCATGGAAACCCGCTCTTTCGATGCTTTATCTGGAACTACAGCCAGTATGCGTAGTAAGGAAGAAGCCAATGATTACCGCTACTTCCCAGAACCTGATCTTCTACCGGTATTTGTTACCGAAAAAGACATTGAAGCCGTGCGTAGCAACATGCCGCCTTTACCATCGGATCTGTTTAAGAAATACACGAGTGAATTGGGCTTGTCAGAATACGACGCCGGCCTGATCACCGATTCGAAGCCAATTGCCTTGTATTACGAGGAGCTGGTTGCTCATACCAAGCATTATAAGTCAGCTGCCAACTGGCTTATGGGTGAGGTGAAAGGGTATTTGAATGAAAAAGGATTGGGCGTAGATGAGTTCCCCATTTCTGCAGCTAACCTGGCCGCCCTTGTAAATTTGATTGCTGATGGCAAAGTGAGTAACTCGGTAGCCAGCCAGAAGATTTACCCGGAATTGCTCAAGAACCCTGAAGAAGCACCCCAGTCGATTGCTGAAAAAAATAACTGGATTCAGGAAAGTAATGAAGATGCCTTGTTGGAATTTGTAGAAGCAGTGCTTCAAAACAATCCAGCTAAGGTCGAAGAGTACAAACAAGGGAAAAAAGGCCTCATTGGAATGTTTATGGGTGAGGTGATGAAAATGTCCCGTGGAAAGGCTGACCCCAAATTGGCCAATAAAATGTTGAGAGAAAAACTGGAACAATAATGAAGAAATTTGCCTTAATCTTAATGGCAGCCGGAGTGGTTGCTGCTTGCAATACCAAGCCTGATGTAACGAGTCCTACCGGGACCATTCTAACGGGAAAACTCACAGGAGTTGAAGAAGGTAAATTCGTTGTTCTTCAGAAGTTGACTACCAACAATGTGGAGCCCATGGATACCTTGAAGATTGATGCCGAAGGAAACTATCGGATCGGTCCATCGGTGAATCAGTTGGGTTTTTACCGCTTGTTTGTGGCTAACAACAACTTTGTAAACGTCATTTTAGGCCCCAATGATACGGTAACCTTAAATGCTGATGCATCCAAGTTGGAAGACAGTTATGAGGTGGTTAATTCAGAAGAGACGTCGAAACTGAAAGAATTTAATGACCTGTTTAATGGCTATGTGGAGCGTATTCAGGAAAACAACCGTCAGTTGCAAAACGCTCAAATGAATCAGGATTTTGCTCGCTATCAAACCCTGCAGGGAGCGCAACAGCAACTGCAGATTCAGGCGATGGAAGACATTAAGAAGTTTGTGGGTAACAACTCCAACTACCTGGCTTCATTGAGTGCTATTCGCCGCTTAGATCCGGAGCAGGAATTGGCTTTGTATGAAAAAGTAAGCGCTGGCTTGGAAAGCAAAATTTCCGGTGATCCATTGTTGACCGATTTCAATGAAATGATCGAACGCGTTAAGGCTTTGCAGGTTGGTGGTAAGT is a window encoding:
- the lpxK gene encoding tetraacyldisaccharide 4'-kinase, with amino-acid sequence MKVLRFILLPVSLLYAAVVLVRNFLYDIGVFSSQRYTFPLINVGNLAAGGTGKSPHVEYLLKLLSKDYRFTSLSRGYGRKTSGFAEVLSESTFVECGDEPVMIKSNYPEVPIFVDGNRRRGLREIFKKYSETQGVILDDAFQHRSVTPGLNILLTDYSRLYIQDFVLPTGYLREPRRGANRADIIVVTKCPDIFSPVDARAIRKRLKVKPYQSVYFSYIKYGALKPVYSSLPPFEGKLNAQLSVLLFTGIAKPGNLYYKIKNSVKEVEHLRFSDHHAFGMSDINRIVSGYEGLKGERKIILTTEKDSIRMQLPGIREILESYPIYYLPIEVTFHGKDQQEFDERIINYVERNIQYS
- a CDS encoding Nif3-like dinuclear metal center hexameric protein; protein product: MKIQEIIRSLEKWAPPALQESYDNAGVICGDTQQELTEILVSLDCTEAIVDEAIQKGCNLIVSHHPIVFRGLKSLTGKNYVERTVIKAIQNNIVLYATHTNLDHVSTGVNFQIGQKLGIENPKILAPKKDLLQKLVTFCPKQQAEEVRQALFDAGAGHIGQYDHCSFNQAGSGTFRASESANPYVGEIGKEHLEEEVRIEVVLPAYSKNQIISALLKAHPYEEVAWDLYNLANEHPTTGAGMVGDLSEPMEVEAFLTLLKERFKVPVVRHTPLVKSKVQRIAWCGGAGSFLIGQAKRAGADLYLTGDVKYHEFFDAEDDLIIADIGHFESEQFTIQLIASHLKQNFSKFASHLTEVNTNPVKYF
- a CDS encoding aminotransferase class I/II-fold pyridoxal phosphate-dependent enzyme, which translates into the protein MTIDLRSDTVTHPTPGMLDAMVQAKVGDDVFGEDPTVIELEQFAASLFNKEAGLFFPSGTFANQVAIQVHTRPGDSVICDHNAHVYRYEGGGMSANSGVSPILLEGDRGRLSADQVKAALPPDDPHFSKVKLVCLENTSNKGGGSIYRLESIREIRTLCIDNRMALHLDGARVFNALIAKKSNPRELGRYFDSLSVCLSKGLGAPVGSLLLGDQEFIYEAKRVRKRMGGGMRQAGFLAAAGLFAMNNQVDRLADDHRRARQLADMLKDQSYVQEVLPVETNIVIYRLDDAMDVNEYIQLLDSHGLKVVPFGPGLVRMVTHLDFTDTMLAEIPSRLSI
- a CDS encoding trypsin-like peptidase domain-containing protein; its protein translation is MKKIYGLVLALVASFSLSAQDLVALYEKVDPAVVVIYTEGKEALGGGSRLNQVSAQGLGSGVLIDSEKGLIMTAAHVVQGADKVQVEFVTGESIPATIVRSVPHSDVALIKLDWKPFKAVKAVPLGNSENVKVGEDIFIIGAPMGLEHSLSRGVISGRHYVNRVTGSGKKLEFFQTDASINQGNSGGPMFNMKGEVIGLVSYILTQSGGFEGIGFAASSEIASKMLLEENHFWTGLESVYVTDEIAAALNVPQPGGLLVQKVVKVSPTGRMGLQGGTFKAYIEGEEVLIGGDIILSVNGVPFTTEENLEKANDILVNLPPGGEFTLSVLRAGKIMDVKGNVPTN
- a CDS encoding 5-(carboxyamino)imidazole ribonucleotide synthase produces the protein MEYYDKNFRLGVLGGGQLGRMLIQEAINYDVKIAALDPSAEAPCSRIAHDFVQGDFADYQTVMDFGRDKQVITVEIEHVNVQALKDLRDSGVKVFPQPEVLEIIKDKGKQKLFYQENGIPSADFFLVDDKAGMAELAHEMPFMQKARTGGYDGKGVTPVRNEEEMNQGFDCPSVLEKFVDFEKELSVIVARNEKGEMETFPLVELDFNPEANLVEFLFAPARVGVEIEEKARAIALKTAEAFGVVGILAVELFLTREGEVLVNEVAPRPHNSGHQTIEGNYTSQYGQHLRAITGMPLGDTSARGASVMVNLLGEKGFQGPVKYEGLNDVTAWKGVYVHLYGKTQTKSFRKMGHVTIVSDTLEEAQKTAHQVKDTLKVVAE
- a CDS encoding O-methyltransferase; this translates as MEFLDPILDDYVVRHSADEPDLLKNLNRETHLKVLIPRMIAGHYQGRVLSMLSFMIRPRVVLEIGTYTGYSAMCFAEGMPEDGVVHTIDHNEELQDIQDRYFEQCENRDKIKRYIGTAAKIIDDIEGNFDLVYIDADKENYAHYFDQVIDRMNPGGYIIADNVLWSGKVLEEAAAGDQETQALQAYNMKIKKDPRVDNVLLPIRDGLMVARVK